The following are from one region of the Halorussus rarus genome:
- a CDS encoding ArsA family ATPase translates to MSELDVEAVDHIDESDVPVGVDAPEYVLYGGKGGVGKTTMAAATGLASARDGTATLVVSTDPAHSLSDTFETDIPAAPERIRDDVPLFAAEIDPEAAMEEGQAMFGGAAGGGGAGAPGGAGDAAPGDSADATPGPGGDDQSGPLGGLGGMLGDGNPMDALLGGPMPGADEAAAMQKLLEFMDDPRFDRVVVDTAPTGHTLRLLELPELMDTMIGRIMKLKQKFEGMMEGMKGMFGAENADPQQGLDDLDELSDRIERLRATLRDPSQTDFRVVLVPEEMSVFESERLLQQLSEFEVPVGTVVVNKVMEDLADVTDADVDPEAFVAPNLDTCEFCQRRWQVQQDALSRAQDVFRGHDVKRVPLLADEVRGERMLALVASCLE, encoded by the coding sequence CGAGAGCGACGTGCCGGTGGGCGTCGACGCGCCCGAGTACGTCCTCTACGGCGGGAAGGGCGGCGTCGGCAAGACCACGATGGCGGCCGCGACCGGGCTGGCCAGCGCCCGGGACGGCACCGCGACGCTGGTGGTCTCGACCGACCCGGCCCACTCGCTGTCCGACACCTTCGAGACCGACATCCCGGCGGCCCCCGAGCGCATCCGTGATGACGTCCCGTTGTTCGCGGCCGAGATCGACCCCGAGGCCGCGATGGAGGAGGGCCAGGCGATGTTCGGCGGCGCGGCCGGCGGTGGGGGCGCCGGCGCCCCCGGAGGCGCAGGCGATGCCGCCCCGGGCGACTCCGCGGACGCCACCCCGGGCCCCGGTGGTGACGACCAGTCCGGACCACTCGGCGGCCTCGGCGGGATGCTCGGCGACGGGAACCCGATGGACGCGCTGCTGGGCGGGCCGATGCCCGGCGCCGACGAGGCCGCGGCGATGCAGAAGCTGCTGGAGTTCATGGACGACCCGCGGTTCGACCGCGTGGTCGTCGACACCGCGCCGACCGGCCACACCCTCCGGCTGCTCGAGCTCCCGGAGCTGATGGACACCATGATCGGCCGCATCATGAAGCTCAAGCAGAAGTTCGAGGGGATGATGGAGGGGATGAAGGGGATGTTCGGCGCCGAGAACGCCGACCCCCAGCAAGGGCTCGACGACCTCGACGAACTCAGCGACCGCATCGAGCGCCTCCGCGCGACGCTGCGGGACCCGAGCCAGACCGACTTCCGCGTCGTGCTGGTGCCCGAGGAGATGAGCGTCTTCGAGTCCGAGCGGCTCCTGCAGCAACTCTCGGAGTTCGAGGTGCCGGTCGGCACCGTGGTGGTCAACAAGGTGATGGAGGACCTCGCGGACGTGACCGACGCCGACGTCGACCCCGAGGCGTTCGTGGCGCCGAACCTCGACACCTGCGAGTTCTGCCAGCGCCGGTGGCAGGTCCAGCAGGACGCCCTGTCCCGGGCCCAGGACGTCTTCCGCGGCCACGACGTCAAGCGCGTCC